The window GTCAAAAATGGTATCTAGAAATTTGGCGAACTTCTGTCCCAGCTTGGCCTCCAACACAGAGCTGATGAAGCTGATCCCGTCAGTGGGCGTGATATCTTCTGGGCAGAGTTCTGGTTTCATAGAAAATGTGAAATCATAATAAACAACTGAAGAGGCGCTAAAcgacaagataaaaaaaatgtcgcTGCTTCTCTCACCGCTGGTTGGATCTGACATTATGGGCGCCGACATCTGAAGACATTCTGCTTGTTTCTTTAACATTTCCactgcagcaggtgagatgcTCCTGCTCCTGCCTGAAAATACAGACGCCTCATTTCAGTAACACGTCGAGGAAAAAACTAATAGGTTGAAATGAAGCTTATGGAACACTTTTCACCTCTTTAGACttggttttaaacacaaaactacttCTTTGTTAGTGTGGTTCTTACTGCACATAAGAAGGCTAGTGAAAGAGTCATTTCCAGTTGTGATGTCTTCTCTGATGGCCAAACAGTCGGCACACTCAGTGGGCAGGTAGGTTTCCTTCAGGTAGAAAGGTTGCTCTGctcaaaaacacacagttaCTCTGATGAAGACGCTCAGGTTAAATACTCCTCCTGTGACACTCACCAATTATCAATGTGCTGTTTTCAAAGATCACATCGTATGATATGCTGGAACATTTGCCCAGTctgtgaagacaaaacaatctgttttgatttgttggtttttttgccatttaacagaagtaaaaaagtaaatattatggttttgttgttgtaaatgaATATGCTTCTTCAAATTGGCTTTTTGAATTCATAATGGCTGTCTTTTCAGCCTTATTGCACAAAgatggagcaataatgtttttgcctgtgtgtgtgtgtgttcgcctGTCTGTACCATgggcaaaatgtctcatgaaccactggttgaattttaataaaacttttagagtAAAGTAATTCCTGGATGTACACATACAACACCATTTGAAGGTtgacatttgaagtcaacctaattcaagatggccaccacagctaatcagcgttagcctacacaaaaatggctacaactcacttttacagatactgagctaacatGTGGTGCagaagtagctgagaggcattcacaacacacattctaagtgcttctttttcttttttttggcacataattttgttttcaaggtttgaccaagacagcaataactccatcatttctcatcataagatgatcttgatCTAAAACTGGCCTGAAAAGTCCTCCCTCCAAGTAATGCCGGGCCTTTAACTTCAGCGTGTTGACATTCATTTTGTTTGGGATGCTCTTGCCTTAGCAAACGACGTTTGGGGAACTCTTTCTTCCCAGCTTCAAGCCTTCACACTAAATACATGCAGGTACACATGTTTGATtgatgcttgttttttgtgatgttATAGATTACTTTACTTTGCCTAATGTGCCGCACACCCGTGTAACTGTTCTGGTTTTCCTTCCTCGCCAACCTGACTCTATGTCAGCTGAAACAACATGGTCCTTATCAACAATGCTAAACGATGGGATACGTCTggcctggaaatgttttttgtttcagtgctgCGCTGTGAGCAGATTTACACTTTCTGACTCTGGACGATGCGCAAAACGTTGCTCTTGGAGGTGGGAGTGACGTTAAGCCAGACGCTGGAGAGCAGGTAGAACAGGGAGCGGCTTCCTGGGATGTCAGAGCTCACCCCGACGAACATCCAGCTTCCcaacatctgcagcacaaacacagcacACAGTTTGTTTATGTGCCTGTCTACATCTGTATAAGTACTGTTATACTTAATCATtgcccactgccatgaaagCTGGGcagttgtgtgtatgtgtgtctgtctgttagcaaagtatctcatgaaccaggggccaaattttaatgaaaaaatggctataactcagtcgcttttacagctactgagctgaaacttgctgctacagtagctgagagtcatgcacaACTAAAGCACTAGAACAGATTCAGTTCCAAAACTACAAACTTAAACTGTTCAAAAGTGGACCAAATTATTCTGTactaaaatctgaattttcAAAGCACAATTTGTGAAACTTTTTACTGTAATTGGGAAATTTATGAAGAGACTAGACATGAAAAAATGTCCCCAAAATGCATTGAAATCACACTGTTTTGAAGCTTCACAAATAGAGAAAGCTTTCTGCTTTTGATATACAATAATTTAGTCCAGGTAGTTTAAATGTCGTAGTTTTTAATCGAGAGTTGTCCACCCATAACATAACAACGGTACAGATTTGTGACAAACAGTTAATTAGCCAATATAAAACGAGGGGTAAAGACAGTTCATGCCCATTTAActatttttatccatttatgactactgtttttatctcttatATGAAGTACAACAAAATATCCTATTAGTGatccgtttttcttttttgttttctttttaggaaacatttaaagaccCCCTCTCGGTCTTTCCTAACCCAGTCAGATCCGAACTATAACTTTGACAATCACCATCttaaactttttactttattcttttttttttcctctgggaTTATATGTGAAACCGGGATTCATAAAGCACACGGAGCTTCACATAGAAGGGGTTCtttattctcaaaaaatgtgagtgtaaggaaaaataaaaaaaacaaaatgagattcAATATATGGGAAAATAAGTGGTCCGTATTTCGAACGGTAAAAAGCCTTAGCTTCAGTGAAATGGCGGCCTAACAACGCGGTTAACGCTCAACAGAGTAGAACGCAGCTTcacataaaagctgaaatcgAACAGCATATAATGGCTTAAACGGCTGAACAAACGGCAGTGGCACCTCTAgaagaggacaaacagaaaaacacgaCATTAGCATCATCTCTGTAGCTTCGTCCACGGAAGATAATTCAGTTCCAACATTAATTACCGAACACTTGGATTCTTCTCTCATGTGGCCATAGAGTCTCTTCTCCACCAGGTCTCGGATCAAAAAATGTCCTTCTCTCCCGTTTTACCCGTTAGTGCCACAGTACATAAacgaggttgttttttttctactaccGGTAATTTTAAACCTCTCGGTAACAACAGCACCACATGCGGACAAAACAAGAATTACAACCAGTcggtgaaataaaaagcaaaacatggtTTACAAAATACATTTGACATGTACCCATTTTTCACCTGGTTACATTCTCCCCTGCTTAACCGTCATCGTCCTCGGTGACAAAGTAACtgctttttacttcttttaaagcttctctgaaaaacacagaacctAAGCTTGCAATAATCTGTGAAACCATTGAGTTCACTTCTGGCTCCAACACCGACCTAGGTTCACGATGTGGGTTTGGGTGTTTCCCTGCATTCACTCTTTTACTCCTGCGGGGAGCAGGTATGGGAGCCTGTCTAATGCAAGGAGGAGATAGTGGTATCTCACACTGTTGGTCAATATTGCATGTTTCATTACCAACCTGTTCAGTCTCTACCTGTTCAATCACAGGAGGTTCACTTTCTGAAGTCAACTGAGTCTCTGCTCGCTTCTGAACACTTTCACCAGTATTACACTTTTCTACACCTGAACAAGGAGTCAAGTCAAAAGAAACCTCTTCAATGACTATACCCCCATCATACTCATCACATGAGTCAGTGTGAGATTCAGTTGCGTTTGTCTGCTTGGTCACAGTGTTTTCAACGTGTCCCTGGGTTGTGTCTGGCAGATTAACACATGACCTGATGTCAGCCCTATTAACCGTTTTTGTTGGTCCTCCCTCTACAGGTTGTACTGTGCAAGTTGTTCCTACTATGTCTATGAGTTGGTAAACAACTGGACTCCATGCATCCTGAATTTTGTTACGCCCAGCTGGTCTGTGTCTCAGGTAAACATACTCTCCAACTTCAATTGAAGGACAGTACACTTTGTGACTATGCCGAGCAATGCGTTTTGCTGCTTTCTGCTCTGCATACTCTTTTGCTTTTTCATGTGCTTCTTTGAGTCTTTGCTGGTGTACAGCAAGCCAATCAAGATTTTTATCATGGTGACTCTCATTTGCAAGCAATGCATCAACAGGAAGATGTGGATCTACCCCATAGAGCAAGAAGTAAGGGGAATATCCTGTAGTCGCGTGTGGAGTAACATTATACGCGTAAACCAGTTCAGATAAATGTTCAGGCCAACGCTTCTTTTTGTCAGGTGGAAGTGTGCGCAACAGTTCATGCAGAGTGCGGTTAAAACGCTCACACTGTGCATTCCCTGTTGGATGGTGGGGTGTTGTACGTGTCTTTTTCACACCATACATTCTGCAAAGTTCAGCAATAACCTCTGATTCAAAGTTACGGCCCTGATCTGAATGAAGACGTTCAGGTACACCGTACTTCATAAACCACTCCTTTAAGAGGACTTTGGCTGTGGTCTCTGCTTTTTGGTCTCGCGTAGGAAACGCCTGGGTGAACTTTGTAAACACATCGGTAATGACTAGAACATTCTCGCGGCCGTCTGAAGCTGGTTCAAGGAGCGTGAAATCTACTGCCACCACTTCTAAAGGTCGTGTTGCCAAAAAGGATTTCATTGGAGGGTGAATCTTTGGGTTGGGCATTTTTGTGAGAATACAACGTTCACAGTTCTTAATCCATTGCTCAACATCTTTGTGCATCCCTACCCAGAATGCTCTCTGTCTCAACAACTGTAATGTCCTCTCTATTCCCTGATGTCCCATAGAGTCATGGACACTCTTCAAAACAGCTGTTTGTAAACAACCTGGAACCAGCAACTGAAAACACTCTCCAACACGATCATCCCTCACCACTCTGTACACCAATCCATCACGCATCTTAATGTGTTTCCATTGTTTCCACAATGACTTGGCAGCACCAGGAAGATTCTTCCTTTCATGTGAACTTGGCATGCTACCTCGATCCAAAAACCGTGTTAGAACACCAATCACTGGATCTTGACATTGAAATGTCCGCAGCTCTTCCCTGGAATAACCTGGAAGAGTTGGTGTAGCCTCTTTAGCATGTGACTCGGACTTGCCAGTTTCTGCAGCCCTGATCTGGTTTACCTGACAACATTTGACCCCAGCTGTAACCAGCTCTGGCTCCAAAGCAGTGCCTCTACAAATCAAATTGCAAATTGCAATGCAATCATCAAATTCTTCATCATCATTTGGTTCTGGCTCCCCTGCTAACGGGTGTCGTGACAGTGCATCAGCAGCTGAGTTGCACCGACCTGGTCGGTACTGCACATCAAAGTCGAAGGCAGCTAACTGCGCTACCCATCTCTGTTCAATAGCCCcaagttttgcactttttagaTGACATAAGGGATTATTATCTGATATTACAGTGAATTTAGAGCCTAGCAAGTACCCCCGAAACTTTTCCACTATTGCCCATTTAAGTGCAAGCAGCTCCAATTTCATGCTGCTATAGTTTTTATCATTTCGCTCTGCATTTCTCAGCCGTCTACTTGCATATGCAATTACCCGTTTTTTGTCACCTTGCTGCTGGCACAGGACAGCTCCTAAACCCTGACCACTAGCATCAGTTTCCAAAATGAAAGGACAAGTGAAATCTGCATAACCCAGAACGGGAGCTGTCACAAGCTTTTCTTTCAAAGTGTCAAATGCAATCTGACTGTTGGTATCCCACAATGTACTTAGTTTTTGACTGGCTTTGGCTGTAGTAGCGGCTCTTCGACACTGATTCACAAGGTCATGTAGTGGGGCTGCGATCTTTGAAAAGCCCTCAACGTACCTTCTGTAGTAGCTACATAAACCTAGAAATGATTGGAGTTCCTTAACGGTGCCGGGCACGGGCCATTCCTTGACTGCTGCTACCTTGGAGGGATCAGTTGCGATACCCTCTGCAGAAATTTGGTGTCCAAGGAATTTTACTTCCTTCTgcaaaaagtgacatttttccCACTTCACTTTTAATCCTGTGTCTCTCAAACGTTTAAAAACTAGATCTAACCGTTCCAAATGAGACTCAAAGCTTGGTGAGTACACCAAAATGTCGTCCAGATAGACTAACATGATGTCGAATATCAGATCGCTCATAGTTGCTTGCATCAATCTTTGAAAGGTTGCAGGGCCATTACACACCCCCATGGGCATGCGCACATACTCAAACAGCCCAAAAGGCGTGGTGAAAGCAGTCTTATGTCTGTCTCGATCATCCATGGCCACTTGGTGATACCCACTGGCAAGGTCAACTGTGGAAAAGTATTTGGCACCTTTTAATGCATCAAAGCTCTCATCAATACGAGGCAATGGAAATGCGTCCTTCTTGGTTTTTAGATTTAGCTTTCGATAGTCTACACATAAGCGTATACTGCCGTCACCTTTGCGGACTACCACAACTGGTGAGGCGTAAGCACTTTCACTTTCCTGTATGATTCCTTTTTTCAACAGTTTAGAGATATGCTCTTGTACTTCTTGGTATTGGTTAGGAGGTATACGTCTATATGGCTGTGTGACAGGTACGTCATCCACCAGCTTGATCTCATGTTTCACTTTATCCGTGTGACCCAGATGTtcatcatcatctgcaaaaacatcAACGTAACGGGACAGCAATGCACAGAGAGCAACACGCTCTTCCTCTGTGCCCCCCATGTCAAGTCTTTCCAAAATGGCTTGCACCTTACTGTCAGTTTGCACTGTGTTAGAATCAACTGAAACCTGTTCAACATCGGCAGAGATGCGTTGAAACTTTACTTGGCACATCTGCTCACTCTCAACAGGATCCACCTTTGAGATCACGCCTAGCCGTGTTCTGGGCCCCAACCACACTTCCTCAGCAGAGAAGTTAACGACCTGGAGTGGAAGAACATGGCTGGTCCTTGTGACAAGTGTTGGGATAACTGCTAATCCGGATGGTAAAGGAGTAGTTACTGGTTCAATGATCAACTGAGAGGCTGCATCTGAGGTTTTAGTGTGACCTTTTACGAACACAGTGGACACCGAGGATGCAGGGATACGTACTTTGTTTCTACCTGCAACCCGAACTATTGCCTTTCTCTCAATGCAACAGATCTGTACCTGTTGGAAAGCTGTCCTCCACCCAGAGTCTAAAGATCCACCCAAAGTGTTGTCAAACTCTGTTGTGACTAGCTCCCTGCATCTGTGAATGACATTCATACCAATTATGCATTCTTCAGAAACAATCGGATTCACTGAAGGCTTCAGGACCAAGAAGCCACAATTTGGGATCTTTAAACTCATTGTCTCAACTTCCAGTTCAATATATCCCTGATAAGGAATGTCAAGTCCATTTGCAGCAGTTATTTTGAGCCAACTATTTGTAGCTAGCATGCTCTCATCATCACCaatatattttctgaaaaactcATCTGTCATAGTACTGACTTGGCTGCCAGTGTCCAGTAAACAATGAGCTGACCTGCCATTAAGTTTTAGATCAACCACTGGACATTTTCCTATGGCACGCGCAAGGATTTGTTCTCGTGTGATCTCCAGTGTAGGTGAGTCTATGACATGACCCTGCATTACCCGACTCACTGCAACCAGGGTCTCTCGTTTCCCGACTGACCGGCAACAGGGGACTCATCCgagtttttatgtcttttctgGGGACACTGTTTGGCAACATGACCAGCAGTTTGGCACTTGAAACATATCGGCTTACCGTCAGGGGTAAATCTTGGAACAGTTTTGATCTTGGATGGTGTCTGGCCACTAGGGTTTTTGCTCTGAAATGTCAACTCTTTCACAGCTTTAGTGAGTTCTGTTATCACTTTCCCTTGCTCAGTGAGCACTTTAAGAACGTCGTCAATTGAGACTAACTTCTCACTAGGTCTAGTTAGATTAGTGGCTTTGTCTTGTTCTTTAAGAGTTTTCATCACATCCTCCAGATACAATGGATTGCCTGTCTCTTTAACTGCACAGCACTGAGCTTCTGCTGTTACATTACTGCAGGTCTTCACTTTACTCCTAACTATTTTTGTGCTAGGGGCTTGGTCTAAGGACCACAAGTAAGCTTCCTCACGCACCTCTATAAAAGTAGNNNNNNNNNNNNNNNNNNNNNNNNNNNNNNNNNNNNNNNNNNNNNNNNNNNNNNNNNNNNNNNNNNNNNNNNNNNNNNNNNNNNNNNNNNNNNNNNNNNNNNNNNNNNNNNNNNNNNNNNNNNNNNNNNNNNNNNNNNNNNNNNNNNNNNNNNNNNNNNNNNNNNNNNNNNNNNNNNNNNNNNNNNNNNNNNNNNNNNNNNNNNNNNNNNNNNNNNNNNNNNNNNNNNNNNNNNNNNNNNNNNNNNNNNNNNNNNNNNNNNNNNNNNNNNNNNNNNNNNNNNNNNNNNNNNNNNNNNNNNNNNNNNNNNNNNNNNNNNNNNNNNNNNNNNNNNNNNNNNNNNNNNNNNNNNNNNNNNNNNNNNNNNNNNNNNNNNNNNNNNNNNNNNNNNNNNNNNNNNNNNNNNNNNNNNNNNNNNNNNNNNNNNNNNNNNNNNNNNNNNNNNNNNNNNNNNNNNNNNNNNNNNNNNNNNNNNNNNNNNNNNNNNNNNNNNNNNNNNNNNNNNNNNNNNNNNNNNNNNNNNNNNNN of the Kryptolebias marmoratus isolate JLee-2015 linkage group LG3, ASM164957v2, whole genome shotgun sequence genome contains:
- the LOC112450823 gene encoding uncharacterized protein LOC112450823 (The sequence of the model RefSeq protein was modified relative to this genomic sequence to represent the inferred CDS: added 105 bases not found in genome assembly), with protein sequence MKCVVVLLSLLSLGRSAPLSSCDALLKPINISKEEMLGSWMFVGVSSDIPGSRSLFYLLSSVWLNVTPTSKSNVLRIVQSQKVLGKCSSISYDVIFENSTLIIEQPFYLKETYLPTECADCLAIREDITTGNDSFTSLLMCSRSRSISPAAVEMLKKQAECLQMSAPIMSDPTSELCPEDITPTDGISFISSVLEAKLGQKFAKFLDTIFDTFRS